The nucleotide window ACTGTTCGCATGTAAAGGTAGAGAAGACAACAGCTTTAGTGTAATATTCTGTGCTAGCTGCATGAAGTTCTGAATTAtatatttgttttcttgttcagaaaatgtttttctcattTAACATCATCTAGACTACCTTGAAAATTCTATCCTTACTGTTAGATTTTTCCACTTTTAAACAGCTCTGTATGAGTCACAATGGAGATGAATTGTCAGAAAGACAGCTGCATTTACCTTTTCGGCTGATGACAAATTTTGTTAATTTATCGTATATTGAGTTGCCTGATAGCAAATTACTGGGATCAATGATCTGAGAATTCCCCTCTCATTCTTAAATAGAGCAAAGTTTATGGCAGGACACTTTcgttttatttttacttaaaataaattattctggCATTCAGTAACTCTTGTGACAGCTGTGAGCTGATGAAGCAGATGTCTAAAAATTTTATTAGTGATTCTATTTGGTACAGCTCGCATGTCAGCATAATGAAATGGAATTCCCCTGGGAAGTATTATATCATACATGCAATATAAGTATCTTGTGCAACAATACATTCAAGTACAGTTCAGAAATCCTTGCATCGCAGATAGATAGTGGTTACAGAGCAAGGTGCTGGATGCTGTCTCACAGAACAGTTTCAATATTATACTTTCCTCTCTGAGAGGAAATTCTTGATAAATTCTAAATGTGGTAGGACTTAATGAGAGTAACCTTTACTAGGTGATGAATGAATTGGCACAATCCGTTTTTTTCATGTATAATACAAACTTCCCCTAAAAATAAATCCTAGATATAGCTGATTGACTTGGATTTGACATTGTTTTCCAGTCAGAGGTCCTCAGATCCATTTCATTAAGCTATCCTTTTCTTAATACAAACCATCTCTGTTGCTGTTGAGTGGTTTCATGCCCTAACCAGTGGCAGTAAAACATCTAAGCCACTTTCCTAAAGAGCAGAAATACGAATCAGAACTACACAAAAAGAGTTCTAAAAGAAACCAAATTCACTTCATCTTGCTACATTTGGCTGTGGCTGTATTTGACTGAAGTACACTGAAGTAaattctccagaaaaaaaaaaaaaatcctattccCCACGACTTTAAAGACACTCACTAAAATTGCAAGTCTTGAAAACAACTGTGTTTCTTGACAGTCTTGCACAATGTTTGTTATATTAGATGATATCCTTGCCTTTTTGATGCTGATGATAAAACTTCAGTGATTACAGGAAAGACAATTTTACCTATTATCGACTGTGAGTACTCCTAGAGTTTTAAAGGTTTGCTTGCAGCTGCAGAATGTGTTTTATGTTAATTTGTGGTCTGAAAATGATCTAGAATGACCTCTATGATTAATTGTGTTTGAAAGAAAAGACAGTTGActttattttctgcctttcatcACTGGTAAAATTTAAGTAATTTTACTatctcttaggaaaaaaaaaaatctttaaaactgTTTTACAAACTGTTTCATTTCTTAGTGGGATTACCAATAGCAGATAACAAGTAGTCTAAATTCAGGTCCATCGACTCAAATTTGTTGCAAGGGGGAGAATCTCTCTACTGACATAGCTAGACTTTTTAAAATTGTGATTTTTCTCCTGGATGATCCACTTATATTTTTTATTGATTCCTTTCTTATTCCAGGCAGCAGAATGTGCATACACGTTATTTATAGTTGCCATCTTTTGGCTCACAGAAGCTTTGCCACTGGCTGTTTCAGCTTTGCTCCCTGCCTTTATGTTCCCATTGTTTGGTATAATGGGATCCAAGCAGGTaactcttttttcttctctctattAATTATGGATTTCAATGATAAAATATCCAAAGAAAGAACCACCTAGTGTTGAAACATTGCAGGCTAATGTATGGATTTGATGAGTGCCAGTCAGAGTAGGACTTTTTTACACACTTTATCCTCAGGATTTACTTATATTTCTTTAGCATTTTTATTCTAGATTGTGTTTCAGTGCTTAGATGACAGTTGATAGATATGTTAAATAGGTATAAAACATCCTTAATGTTACAGAAGTGAGATGACTCACTAAAACCCCATGTGCAAAATGCTGAGTGCATACCTTCATTTCAAAGACAGAACATCACAGATGATCATACCCTAACTCTATGTTTAAAGTTGTTTTATCTGTTAGATAGATGactaaattaataaaatcagcATTTCATTGTGAGTTCACATATGAGATGTGACTCATATCTTAGGTTGTTCACATCATAACCTGGATTTTGTTTTAACACTATGCACTTTGGTGCACTTACTCTTGCATCATTTCATTGGATGAAATTAGTCCAAATTTAAGCCAAGAATGTTTCTCAATATTTAATTCAACATGTATTGTTACTGAATTTTTCATTAAATTGATAATATCAAATACTAACAGAGAGTCCCACTTAGTTAACAAAAtactttttgttttgatttcaggTGGCATCTGCTTATTTTAAAGActttcatctgctgctgatTGGAGTAATTTGTTTGGCAACATCAATAGAAAAATGGAATCTCCACAAAAGAGTGGCTTTAAGAATGGTGATGCTGGTGGGTGTCAACCCTGCATGGTATGTGCTAAGCTTGAAGACAGTAATACTTGTGGAAAGCTATGTAATCCAGCCTTTCTTTTCTACAGAAACAAAGGAGATGCTTGAAATTATGTGATTGATTGGTAGGTGACACATCattttttctctgaaatctTAACTGAAATGCCCTGCAGTGATTCTGCTCATAACAAGGATCCTTCTGAACAAGAAAATATGGTGAATTTGTGAACAAGTAAGGGTCCTGTTTCCTTAGTGCTGGTTAGTACATTACATATCTCATGCCTATGACTTAAAATCTCATCTATGTTTGTTATTAATTTGTATTTCATTACTGTTTTCAAAATTCTGGACTCTTCCCAAAAATACAAGAAGAGTTAAAATATgtagcaaggaagaaaaaacataTTAAGCACAATGTCTTTATTTATGTATTCTTCTTTGCCTACCTGTGAAGAAAATATCAAAGGAATAGGAACTTCCACAGCTGTCTGAGGTGATAAGGGAGATGAACTCACACTCTTTCTAATTATTCACTATCAGCATATATCTTATGAAGCAAAATCTCTTTGCTTGCTTTACAAGTTTGCAGAAAAGCTTTAGGCCTACAGATTCATCTTTTAGCACACCAGTAAGGCTGCAGGTAAGATCTGCAGCAAGGCTGGCTTCCTATAATCCATGATTCTTATGACTGCTTGTCAGGAAGAAAACGGTGACAGTAAGTAAAAAGTCAGGAAAAAAGAACCCCCCTAGGACTAGGGTTAGTTTTAAAAACTGATATGCCTCTTAGGGGATCAACTAATAACACTTTATGGAAATCTAGGGTTATTTCCATTCTTCAGTGATTTATGTGTCCTAATTTAAAATATcacttgtggtttttttcccttcaccttTTGATATCTGGTAGCCTTCTTTTTTGACAAAATGCTCCTTAGACCCTTGCTCAATTGCATCCCAGTATCTTTAACTATATTCTTGAGCTATGTAGCTTTAGTTGTTtgaacatctctctcttttttttttttttttttttttttttttttttttgatcactCCTAAATCCTCAGCATTTTGCTGAAATCTTGAAAGGGAGAACACAAGTGGATGTTGTGCTGTACTAAGCTGAACAGTGATGGGGAACTTGCTGTGGACACAGAAACCTTCAGCCAGCTTCTGAGTGTCTAAAACAAGTCCACAGACTGATTTGAGGAAGCAGTATCACTCACTGTTTTGATCATGACGAGATGATCTGTGaaggagaggattctgccaGCTGTCAGTGTCTGCTTTGCTGTGTCCAATGCATAGCGATGCATGCTGTTCTCTGTGCCTAGCAGGAATGCCCAGACAGCCTCAGCATGTTGGaacctcatccagtccacaGTAGAGATATCATTGTAGGTGTTTTCTGCATTAGAGAACATGGAGGATGCAGTGGAAGCAGAATAACAAGAGTCTTTTGTATTCTGCATGCTTCTGGAGTAACAGACTTGTATAAGAAATAGCATGGggagcaggactagggaagtgattgtccccttgtacttggcactggtaaggctgcacctcaaatactgcattcagttttgggcctctcactgcaagaaacaCATTTTGGTGCATCCACAAAAAGCAATgaagctagtgaagggtctggagaacaagtcttacgaggagtggctgagggaactggggttacttaggagaaaaggaggctactgtctacaactacctgaaaggttcTAGTGAGGTGGGGGGCCAATCTCATCTCCCAGGAAACAAGCCACAGGTCTGCAGATCATTTCAACGTTATGCAATTATATGTGCTCTGAAAAAAAGAtgaggtgcccctgctgagAAAAAATCAAGTTTGAAATGTTGCTATTAGCTGAAATGAAAGCCTATGAGAAGAATTTTGGTATaaattcatgttttctttcactgagaAATTCTTTCAGGCTTTGTGAAGATTTTGATCAAAGCTAGGCAAAGTACTTTACAAATTGCACAAATGGCTTCTCAAAAAATTCTGCAACACAGTCTTTCCACTCACAATTGTTCTCTCACTGTGGCAATGCATGGCAGGTGTTTAATGACACTGCCAACACCTTAGGACAGGAAATCAAAAGCACTACACTCATTTACAAGTCCAAGAGATGCCTTAAAAATGACAATGTGGCCTGCATTCTAAGTTTACTGTCTAACCTCACCACATATGACATggaatatttgatttttttttagtccAGCCTCTGATGCACTTCAGTGCATTACATCAGTGCAATCAGGAACTGCAGAGATGCAATTCTTATTTGTAGTAAACTTAGCATAAGATGTGCCAGGACCAGACTACAATATTGCAATGACTACCATGTGTTCATTTAATGCAAAAGACAATGTTTATTGAAGCACAAAGAATCTTTACCAAAGAACTAATATTAAGAACTAAGTATCAATTACCTAATTGTTAATATTTCTTCCTATACTGCCTGGACTGCTATCTAGAGGACTTAAAACCTAAGTGAAAAGTCCAGGAGTATGACCTAGATGGTACAATATGAGATGAACAGTACTAGCAGTATAGCCATTTTACCTTTCATTTGTACTTGTAATGTGTGTGGTGCTCTTACTTCAAAGATTATTCAAATACCCTATCATTCTGTAAATAAACATCATTGTTTCTCTTTTAATCTATAGTACATTTGAAACTTTAACTCGAAACCACCATAATTTCAGTGCCTTTGATCAAGACAATTTTAATTCATAAAATTCTTCAGAGGCCAGTTACAAGCTTTAAATGTTTTTCCTACATTCAAGCCTTCTGTTGAGAAAGCTTTCCATTTATATTAAATAGAGTGGTGATAGGAGGtgttgctgcagcagccacagactcttctctcctcttgcaGGCTTACGCTGGGTTTCATGGTTAGCTGTGCTTTCTTGTCAATGTGGCTCAgcaacacctctgctgctgccatggtgaTGCCAATTGTAGAAGCTGTAGCACAGCAGATCACTAAAGCTGAAGCAGAAGCTGATGCACTGGACATATCTTGCTCTAATGGctccatcaacccagcactggagctggACGGTAGGCACACAGTTTTTGGCCTTGCCCACCCTGACTCTGCAGTGGAGTAAGTACCACATGAAACTGAATGGCTTGGGAAGTAATAGCATCTTTATATGTTTCATTGAGAGACTTCTCTTGGTTTATTGTGTGTGAGGTCTCTCATGTTCAAGAAGATCAATTAAAACTCAGCAGGTGCAGAATATGGCAGGTGTATgacaggaaaggagaagaggctggcttgTTAAGCCTAGCAAAATGTCTGAAAAGAAATATGATGACAGGCTATAAATACACTGGGGTTAAAACTTACCAACAGAAAAGAGATCTTGAAGCTCTGTGGTAATGCTGGGAGAAGAAATGAATCTAAACTGGTTACATACACAGTTCCATTGTAAATTAGGAAGATTTCTCCTCATTAGAAGAGTCAGACTTGGGGCATGAAGAAATAAGGGTCATGAAGGCGTAGAGCACAATTCAGCTGTTTTTAAGATTGGCACTTGCAAGTGTATTCATGGGATGATGTAGAGTGATTGCATGAATTGGACATGCCAATGGAACCTTTCCTGTTTTAGTTTCTTAAATGCTTATCTGTCTTTTCATCCATGTCTTACAGAAAATATAGGAGAAAGTGAAAACAGTgactggaaagagaaagaaaaacaaattaatggGTAATACTCATTCACTAAGCTCTGTCCTAAGAATTCATCTAAACAGAATATCTATTTATTACAATAAATGCCTCTGTTTTTCCAGATATGACAATGGTGTGAGTAGTACTATATGCACAAttgaaaaagaaagtgaaaaagaacAGGAACAGGTACTTAAAGTGTCTCTTTATTTTGCAGCTACTTTCTGTAATTTAGTCTTAATCTGAATTTTGCTTCTATGTAACATCTAAcaaggcacagctggcagtgaAGCAAGTTTCATGTGAATAAGAGATTCACATATATATACAGTTTGCTTATGTAGTTATTTCATTAGTGGATTTGTGCTCCCAGTTTATTTTACACAAGTTAAACCAACCTCACCATATACAAACTTCATGTATCaggtatatatatgtgtgtgtgtgtgtatattatATGTATACATATCTATGTATATATCAGTAAATGAAATTCTTGTATAAAGGCTGAGACAGCTCTGGAAAAGTACTTCATGATTGAAcactccttccttctcctttgcatGAATAATTGTAGTACCACTGCAACAGCAAACCATATTGCCAGCAAGTTGTCTGGCTCTTCTGGGCCATCCCTGAATCCTATTTTCAGCTTTATGATGAGCCCTTCCTCCTATATATTAATTGGTGTATATTCTTTCTAAGCAGAACTTACCACCTActgaaacaggggaaaaaagcagagaggacAAATACAGTGGGATCTTCAAAGTGATGTGCTTATGTGTTGCTTATTCTGCTACCATTGGAGGGCTGACCACAATCACAGGAACATCAACTAATCTAATTTTTACTGAGCACTTCAATACGTAAGAGACTATATTGAATTATTTGTATTCTTCTTGATCCAGAAGTTTAACTGTCCTTTCTTGAGCTTTTGCATGGCTCCTATAGAATGCATTGGAAACCTTACCCTTTCATTTGATATTAGTTGATTctattgctttctttttgttattgtttcatttaaaagataaaatgaagctgtatttgacTTAACTGGGAAAGCCTGCCCGTGATTGCTCAACACATGCAACAAGATGaccattcttttctttttaaacagtaCTTAATTCTTTGAATAGCTGCATAGAAAAAGATGGGCATATCAGACATTACTTAGCATGAATATGAAAGACACTATCTGGCCCTAAAGGATGGATATTCATTTCAAAGTACAGCAGGAATCAAGTTCAGGTCTGCTTAGCAAAGAGCATCAGGAAACTTTCAGGTGGCTATGCTTAGTGCATTGTTGAAATGAAGAATTTGGGTctattaataaaagaaaaagcaaataatttcaGATCAGTCTGAAACCTGCATTCCATGGAACATTTTGCAgttattaaaatattctttaatattaattttcattacTAAGTAGAACtactttgtaaagaaaattgGAATATTTCATTCCAAAGTGTTTGAAAAACCAGTAATTCTTGCTTGactttcttttgcttctgcaaAGTATTCATTGACAGAAATATTCCTACTCTAGttttaaaacaacacaaaataaaGCACTATCCTTTTATTACCCTCTGCCATTACTTTGTATTGCGCATGACAAAATGGTAAAAGACCAGTTATTgatggacttttttttccaacctgtgTTCCATGAATAGATAAAAATGCTTCAAAATGTTGATAAAGAGAACTGAAGTGGTACAGCCTGTAAATCCGCCTGTGCTACGGGAATGGCAACAATGTAAACAGTATAGAAATTTTAAGTATCTGTTACTGAGGCCAAAGAGCTACCCAGGGCAGACTATGGCTTTGTAAACTAGAattgcagcatcacagaatcgttCAGGTTTGAAAAGTCCTTTAACAGCATTAAGTATTGAGCATTGAGTATTTAAGAGCATCGAGCATTGAGTTCTCTACTTCATTCCTTTTAATTTGTCATATGAGGAGGAAACCCGTTTATCAGTGTTAGTGCTGGACCTGTGTGTTGCTGGGAACCCTCAGCCTGCTGTTGATTTAGGACATTCAGTTATGCTGTGTTCTTCAGTGCAGAAGCAAGCATCCCTGCCAGTGAGACCAACTTCCATAAGGGCTCCTTTCCAGACAAATTGTTATCAATCCCCTCAGGTTCCCTATTAATTCTTTAACTGTAGGCAAAGAGACATTACAACACAGCATCAAGAATACATccaactaagaaaaaaaatccaccaaaataTTGGCTAACACACCAAGAACTTGTGTAGCCAGCTAGCAGGCTAAGCATTAGTCTGCTCACCACTGCCCATACCCAGGAGCCTTTACTGGGCAGGAAGGCACCAGTGAGGATGAGACGGGTTGGTCCTCACTGCTCCCTTGGATAATCCTTGATTATGTCGGGTCCCTTTCTTCTAACTCCATGTGTTTTCCTTTTAGTATTTGATCTGTTTCTTTATTAGAGTGTTTCCTATAGAAAGAACCCTTCGGGTTGCTGCAGATCCCCATGTCAGTTATCTCACACCTGCAGTTTTACTCACGTGATCTTGCATAGCTCTGCCATAGAGGGTTTCTCACAGTTCTTTCCCACACAAAACAATTTCTTCAGCACTGCAAGCCAAGGTTCGCAGCTGGGCAATGTTAGAGCAGAGCTATAGGTCCTAGGAGTACAGGCAGCTGCGTCCCAGGGTgagaggaaggctgtggagatagtagagagagaaagagtTACCAGACAGCACTGCATCATGAACAAAACTGACTTCCATGCTTGAGGAAGAGTAAGCAAATTGTATGATAACCATTTTGGTTTTCCAGTCAGGATCACCAACAGGTTACTCAGTTTCCTGAATTTTGTTCAAGTAACTGACATTGCAACACAAAGAACCAAACTTTGCCTTTATATTTTTGACAACCTAAGCAGCTTTATAAAAGGCATGAAAGGAATAATCTTCCCTGGATTTGTTCTTCTTGCCAAGTATGTTGCAGTGTTTGCCCGGAAAAAGTTTGTTGCTACTAGCATCCAGTCACTGTAAATGGAGGAAAATGGGTCTAGAAAATAAACAGTTCCCTGTGTTTTATCCATCCTTGTCTCAGGAAAGACCCATAGTAGATAACCCAACAATAGAAGATAATCCAACCAACACTATATAAAAAACCTtataaaagtaatttaaattgATCATCCAGTCTACCCGAGGAATATTTGCTCTGGAGATGAAAGATACCTAACTTTAATATTATGATTACTAGAAACACATATGCATTCAGCTCTACACAAACTTACTGCCCACAATGTTTTTACATTTTATAAAGGAATCAACTTTTCAGTGCAAAGTTTTCAAGAGCTTGTCTTGTTGCTCATTGAGGGATTATCACATGTAAATCAGGGAAGATCATAAACACTTTAGCAAGTGATTAAATGCTAAGTCATTGCTATGCTGATGTCAGTGTTTTTCTATCTTGGAATTCACTCGCACATTCAGAAATTGATATCACTAATCCTGTAGTAAAAACTAAATAGCCACATAGTCAATACATTGTATATCATAACACAATGTCTTTTCTTGTTCCAGTTTCACTGACTCATGACTATGCACAGTTGCAATTCAGAGCAATACCTCAAAAAGTGGGTAGGAGTGGAGGTCTCTGCTGGCACTTTAATTGCAACATATGTAAACATTGTAATAGATATAAATCAATTTTTAAATTTGCACAGTACTTGAGACAGTATTTATAAAAAGCATTTACTGGCTCAAAGACCTATATGACAATCaaaattccttttcttctaGCAAGgcctgaaaaacaaaagattGGCTAATAATTGGAAATAATAATTACAGCATCTGGACATCATGATTTGCTTTCCATTTGATTTTGGCATCAAGGAGGAAGGCTGTTCAAGGAGAGcagatttttctcattttttaggATTAAAAGCTCTCAGTAGAGCTGGAGGGGGTCAAAGGAAATTCTGTTCATAAAGTAAACTGGAACATAAGATACTGTTACCTGGCCTTTTTGCCTGTCTGGCATCTATCTTGTTCAAcagtaaattaatttctttcagaaaattgaagtccatttcttcttttcttaaatGTACATGACAAGGAAACCTCTGGCTGAATGGCCCACATCAGTATACAATAGATTACGATATCCTCAAAAAGACAAGGTAACTGCAGACAAAATCCATCTAACAAAAGAACATTCCTGCCTTTCCTGGAAATTAATAAGAGTAAATTTGGATTTAATCAGTTTTGAACCCATTGTGGAACCTTAAACAATTCAAATCTCAGTGTTATCATCACTGTTGTCTTCTAACTTCATTGGAGCTTGTTCATTTGTGTATATTTTCTTGTGctgaagtcttctcttgaagagctgcttttcttcaatttttgtttctttgtcacTCTAATGGTCCTCAAGGCTGTGAGTGGCCCTTCCATGCCTGACCTAACTCAGGCTAGACACACCTAGATTGCTGCCAGATCCCCTGACCTGTTTCTGATGCAATGGTCAAATTGGCACAACTGGTCACAATGATCAGGAACAGAATGGGAGGGTGAGTGAAGAAGACACGAGGCCATCTCATGCTGAAGTCAGCTGCTAGACAGAAGAAATCTTTTGAAGCAAGGTTTTCTGGCCCTACTCACAAGTCTTCACTCCTTTGCAAAGCTTAGCTgaacagtatttttatttttatccagACGTTACCCAGATTGCCAGTGCATCAATTTTGGATCCTGGTTTATCCTTTCCATCCCCATCACAGTTACTATTCTACTGCTCTCCTGGCTTTGGCTCCAGTGGCTTTTCCTTGGGTTTGAGTAAGTAGATGTTGTAATCAATAAAATTAAAGGTTGCTAAGAGATACTTTACACCAGGAGTAAATATTGCACCAAAGTTTAACAGGCTTAATAGAAAGATAATACAGCAACAGTGATTTTGGATCCTCTGTTAGTATGGCTGAGATTTTTTGATGTAGCAATTTTCTAAAATACTGATGCTTGACTACTTAGCCCAGTGTTTTAAAGAGGACAATCCTTGTTTTGGGCTAATTATTCAAAGTCATCTTCTCCATAAGTTCATTCATATCTGCAGAGGAAACAATGGGGACACCTGTCTTCCAATATTATGTGGCTACTTAACTGTGCAAGAGATGAAGAGTGAGATTGTCTGCTTTTTAAGGAGATACTTACCACTCCGTTTGTGAAcatttgttgtttcatttttcttgatTGTTTTGACAGTGTTCTTTTTAACAGTGTGTAAACATCCTATTCAAGAATGAAAACCTAGCTCATAGCAAATAGTCTGCTGATCTGTATGCAGGCTACTAATGTGATAGAAACTTTTTCATTACAAACCAAAGTAAAACAAAGTCATAGGTGACTTTCAATAGATATCTAGGTTATGTATTTGATTGTTTCAATTAGTTCCCGTAATTAAGGTTTCCTCCTTCCTGGGCAAATAAGCTAGTCAATAATAGGATGCATTTTATTGCTGCCTCTATCAATCCCCCACTGGGCTTGCCAAGTAATTCCAGTATGCTCAGTTTGGTGTGTGATAATTAAATAGTAGATACTGAATTGTGAAGTGAAAATTTTACTTTTGTAAAGCACCATTTGTAACCAGAAATGTTGGACTTGCTTTCTGTATACACTTTTGATTTATCATTCAATATTGCTGATTTATATTCcagttttaaaaacatgttCAAGTGCggcaagaagaaaacagctaGAGAAGAGGCTTCTGCACAGGTGATTCAGGAGGAGTATAAGAAGCTTGGACCAATGAGGTATGTCAAACTATAAATCCACAACCAGAGTGAGTAAATCCAAATGTGAATTCAGGAAAATACATAACCCATCTGTCTCTGCTGTAGCTACCCAGAAATTGTTACACTTGTCCTGTTCATTTTAATGACCCTGCTGTGGTTCACCAgagagcctggcttcatcccAGGGTGGTCTTCACTTTTCCCAAAGTAAGTAAACTTTATGATGTGCTAACAAGAACTGTACTGTGTCTTAATTACatactttcttttcctttcaatttaaataaaaataaaataaaatcaataattCACTAATAGACCAGGTTGAAGTCGTTTAAAACCTTTATAGCATATACAGAGTAGGTAAAGTCCCACAATTTCGCACATGCATATGTTCAGTATCTGAAATGTGCTAAACCCATTACAGAATAAAATAGAGTGCCTGCTAAGAGGGATTATGCCTAGATGTTAGACTTCATCCAGTGGAGAAGAATGCATAATGATTGATGTTACAATATCCTAATTCCTCATCAAATTCAAGAATAAATCTTTGGtcagaatttttttatttactgcCTTTAGAGACAGCCACACTTGCCTGCATACAGGCCAACATGCCCTACTGTGACAGCTCTACTTAATAATATAAATTACTGTCTCTTCATACATAACTCTCTCAGTGTCACAGTTCCACTAACCACCCAAAAGCCAGGAACAATTCAGGAACTATATATGGGGATTtttgccttctgctgcagcttggttACACATTTCCTTCCCCAGCATCACTTAGAACTCCTCTCCCTGAAAAATCAGTCACTCTTGCAGGAAGCTGGAATACTGTGCTATATCCTCTCCTCTTGCTGTTACTACTGTAATTTcagttctgttgttctgtgacAAAGGTCTGCATTTTTCTCTGGAGTATTGGGAAGAATGGGACTTCGTGCTACTTAGGTCCTTCTAGATTTAGCATTTATTACTAGATAGGTCAAAGGCCCATGCTGGATTTGGATGGTAATTTTCCATCTCTTTTCCTCACATGTGAACATTTATCCGTTGTTCCTTCTCTCTTTAAATATATTCCCACcattcata belongs to Indicator indicator isolate 239-I01 chromosome 3, UM_Iind_1.1, whole genome shotgun sequence and includes:
- the SLC13A1 gene encoding solute carrier family 13 member 1 yields the protein MKILSYLLVYRRFLLIVLTPLLLLPLPLIIKTKAAECAYTLFIVAIFWLTEALPLAVSALLPAFMFPLFGIMGSKQVASAYFKDFHLLLIGVICLATSIEKWNLHKRVALRMVMLVGVNPAWLTLGFMVSCAFLSMWLSNTSAAAMVMPIVEAVAQQITKAEAEADALDISCSNGSINPALELDENIGESENSDWKEKEKQINGYDNGVSSTICTIEKESEKEQEQQNLPPTETGEKSREDKYSGIFKVMCLCVAYSATIGGLTTITGTSTNLIFTEHFNTRYPDCQCINFGSWFILSIPITVTILLLSWLWLQWLFLGFDFKNMFKCGKKKTAREEASAQVIQEEYKKLGPMSYPEIVTLVLFILMTLLWFTREPGFIPGWSSLFPKYKGYATDSTTALVIGLLFFIIPAKTLSRTSNGQTTVFGYTPLITWKEFQSCMPWEIAVLVGGGFALADGCEVSKLSEWVASKLTPLGSLPLWLVILISCLIVTSVTEVASNPATITIFLPILSPLAEAIHVNPLFILIPATLCTSFAFLLPVANPANAIVFSYGHLTVMDMVKAGLGINIIGVAVVMLAVMTWIVPIFDLYSYPSWAPNIPSTNSTGL